A part of Melittangium boletus DSM 14713 genomic DNA contains:
- a CDS encoding iron-containing redox enzyme family protein, with protein sequence MEQRSIQTLKEEFWRMADNARTQTEYLADKKLQYLEHASLDVLKRIFVQYRYFTISYISDLALLVYRLPFGNLRSLLADFLNDELGNGQHEQAHQRIYDDFLVSLGMSQDELEADAHQTNLRLLGEISDLVMKESPWYAVGLRGMGGECLCQVYLAAMHAYFMKNPAIQEMKDRLDQRFWDIHTGEIDIEHRERLREALMAAVDRDPAALEGLVGGYKKSKGVFDRFWDNIFEAADVASHVPGKKD encoded by the coding sequence GTGGAGCAGCGCTCTATCCAGACCCTGAAGGAGGAGTTCTGGCGGATGGCGGACAATGCCCGGACCCAGACCGAGTATCTGGCGGACAAGAAGCTCCAGTACCTGGAGCATGCTTCGCTGGACGTCCTGAAGCGAATCTTCGTTCAGTACCGCTATTTCACCATTTCCTACATCAGCGATCTCGCGCTCCTGGTCTACCGCCTTCCGTTCGGGAACCTGAGAAGCCTGCTGGCCGACTTCCTCAACGACGAGCTGGGCAACGGCCAGCACGAGCAGGCGCACCAGCGGATCTACGACGACTTCCTGGTGAGCCTCGGGATGTCCCAGGACGAGCTCGAGGCGGATGCCCACCAGACCAACCTGCGGTTGTTGGGGGAGATCAGCGACCTCGTGATGAAGGAGTCACCCTGGTACGCGGTGGGCCTCCGCGGCATGGGCGGCGAGTGCCTGTGTCAGGTCTACCTCGCGGCCATGCATGCCTACTTCATGAAGAACCCAGCCATTCAGGAGATGAAGGACCGGCTGGATCAGCGGTTCTGGGACATCCACACCGGGGAAATCGACATCGAGCACCGCGAGCGGCTGCGCGAGGCGCTCATGGCGGCGGTGGATCGGGATCCGGCGGCGTTGGAGGGGTTGGTCGGCGGCTACAAGAAGAGCAAGGGCGTCTTCGACCGGTTCTGGGACAATATCTTCGAGGCCGCGGACGTTGCCTCCCACGTGCCTGGCAAGAAGGACTGA
- a CDS encoding PEP/pyruvate-binding domain-containing protein produces the protein MSGPSPVCSFEALSPEHSALAGGKGRTLARLFQAGLPVPEGFVVLVSAFEGDSLRETAWERVKAELARLGAGHALAVRSSALGEDSARDSFAGEFETRLDVRGEQAVRDAIEAVRRSRHAARVSDYSRARGLSAEHEVAVVVQRMVSPDFSGVLFTADPVTGSRSTIVGNAVPGLGERLVSGEETGLAFTLGRLGGGYSGPPELRRFARAFRQLAERLEREFGVPQDLEWALVRGRVVLLQARPITTLRGHDPTTGEHNDSLTSDCLWTSTNLGEAVPGVMTPCTWSLVRIFIAETLPTLFITDFPPIGNIGGRFYMNLSLTATIGRAFGMSAQRLAKMSEETFGTLPEGMEVPLLPLGRWRVLRALLPGVLRLKPRIRAHLARLPAFVAAAPARCEALRARIKATDRAPELIALWEREVLPYVQECCRMLEAGARHKGRELNTARARLREWVGDADANALLSGVEGGAHALASLETLVGLARLARGELDRETYARRYGHRGPHEFEVSLPRPAEEPAWLDRQLARARETPVDVDTLLARQKEARAAAWERFQARHPSRVKALRHQLEEVAEGLQAREAARSEVVRVFWVLRVFVLRAGALLGLGPEVFFLEIDELLGVLRGDTAPLPFLSARQATHARYAALPVYPTLIRGRFDPFQWAADPRRRADVFNARGEPPADSEHVTGFPGAAGIVEGRVRVLTSPDDAEELQVGEVLVTSVTNVGWTPLFPRAAAIVTDVGAPLSHAAIVARELGIPAVVGCGNATMRLRTGDRVRVNGAQGRVELLPPTASA, from the coding sequence ATGAGCGGCCCTTCCCCTGTTTGTTCCTTCGAGGCGCTGTCCCCCGAACACTCTGCCCTGGCGGGAGGCAAGGGCCGCACGCTGGCGCGGCTGTTCCAGGCGGGCCTGCCCGTGCCCGAGGGCTTCGTGGTCCTGGTGAGCGCGTTCGAGGGCGACTCGCTCCGGGAGACGGCCTGGGAGCGGGTGAAGGCGGAGCTGGCGCGGCTGGGCGCCGGGCACGCCCTCGCGGTCCGCTCCTCCGCGCTGGGGGAGGACTCGGCCCGGGACTCGTTCGCCGGCGAGTTCGAGACGCGGCTCGACGTCCGGGGCGAGCAGGCCGTGCGCGACGCCATCGAGGCCGTGCGCCGCTCCCGCCACGCGGCCCGGGTCTCCGACTACAGCCGCGCCCGGGGGCTGTCCGCCGAGCACGAGGTCGCCGTCGTCGTCCAGCGCATGGTGTCGCCGGACTTCTCGGGCGTGCTCTTCACCGCGGATCCGGTGACGGGCAGCCGCTCGACGATCGTCGGCAACGCCGTGCCTGGCCTGGGCGAGCGCCTCGTGTCGGGCGAGGAGACCGGACTGGCGTTCACGCTCGGACGGCTCGGGGGCGGCTACTCCGGACCTCCCGAGCTGCGGCGCTTCGCCCGCGCGTTCCGCCAGCTCGCCGAGCGCCTGGAGCGGGAGTTCGGTGTGCCGCAGGACCTCGAGTGGGCGCTCGTGCGGGGCCGCGTGGTGCTCCTGCAGGCCCGGCCCATCACCACGCTGCGCGGCCATGATCCCACGACGGGCGAGCACAACGACAGCCTCACGAGCGACTGCCTGTGGACGAGCACGAACCTCGGCGAGGCGGTGCCCGGGGTGATGACGCCCTGCACCTGGTCGCTCGTGCGCATCTTCATCGCCGAGACCCTGCCGACGTTGTTCATCACCGACTTTCCGCCCATCGGCAACATCGGCGGGCGCTTCTACATGAACCTGAGCCTGACGGCGACGATCGGGCGGGCCTTCGGCATGAGCGCCCAGCGGCTCGCGAAGATGAGCGAGGAGACCTTTGGCACGCTGCCCGAGGGCATGGAGGTGCCGCTGCTTCCGCTCGGCCGGTGGCGGGTGTTGCGCGCGCTGTTGCCGGGCGTGCTCCGGCTCAAGCCGCGCATCCGGGCACATCTGGCGCGGCTGCCCGCCTTCGTCGCGGCGGCCCCGGCGCGCTGCGAAGCGCTCCGGGCCCGGATCAAGGCCACGGACCGCGCCCCCGAGCTGATCGCGCTGTGGGAGCGCGAGGTGCTGCCGTACGTCCAGGAGTGCTGCCGGATGTTGGAGGCGGGAGCCCGCCACAAGGGCCGGGAGCTCAACACGGCGCGTGCCCGGTTGCGCGAGTGGGTGGGGGACGCGGACGCGAACGCGCTGCTCTCCGGTGTGGAGGGAGGAGCGCACGCGCTGGCGAGTCTGGAGACGTTGGTGGGTCTGGCGCGGCTGGCCCGGGGCGAGCTCGATCGCGAGACCTACGCGCGCCGGTATGGCCACCGGGGCCCGCACGAGTTCGAGGTGTCACTGCCGCGCCCCGCGGAGGAGCCGGCGTGGCTCGATCGGCAGCTGGCCCGGGCGCGCGAGACGCCCGTGGATGTGGACACGCTGCTGGCGCGGCAGAAGGAGGCGCGCGCGGCCGCCTGGGAGCGCTTCCAGGCGCGCCACCCCTCCCGGGTCAAGGCCCTGCGCCATCAGCTCGAGGAGGTGGCCGAGGGGCTCCAGGCGCGCGAGGCGGCGCGCTCGGAGGTGGTGCGGGTCTTCTGGGTGCTGAGGGTGTTCGTCCTGCGCGCCGGGGCTCTCCTGGGCCTGGGCCCGGAGGTCTTCTTCCTGGAGATCGACGAGCTGCTGGGCGTGCTGCGCGGAGACACCGCGCCCCTGCCCTTCCTCTCCGCTCGCCAGGCGACCCATGCGCGCTACGCGGCACTGCCCGTCTACCCGACGCTCATCCGGGGCCGCTTCGATCCCTTCCAATGGGCGGCGGACCCCCGGCGGCGCGCGGATGTCTTCAACGCGCGGGGCGAGCCGCCCGCGGACAGCGAGCACGTCACCGGCTTTCCAGGCGCGGCGGGCATCGTGGAGGGCCGGGTCCGGGTGCTCACCTCACCGGACGACGCGGAGGAGCTCCAGGTCGGGGAGGTGCTGGTGACGAGCGTGACGAACGTGGGCTGGACGCCCCTGTTCCCCCGCGCCGCGGCGATCGTCACCGATGTGGGGGCTCCGCTCTCCCACGCGGCGATCGTCGCCCGGGAGCTGGGCATTCCCGCGGTGGTCGGCTGCGGCAACGCGACGATGCGCCTGCGCACGGGGGACCGGGTGCGCGTCAACGGAGCCCAGGGCCGGGTCGAGCTGCTCCCGCCCACCGCTTCCGCCTGA
- a CDS encoding VOC family protein: MANIKDFHLAFPVSDLASARAFYTGVIGCPEGRSTDHYVDFDFYGHQIVAHLAPERPRTSESDFDGSDVTIPHFGLNLDWDAFHHLHERLKAGGVRFVKEPHVRLEGKVGEHVSMFVHDFSGNALEFKAFRNQDQIFSKQLSEEPAHPPPLET; the protein is encoded by the coding sequence ATGGCGAACATCAAGGACTTCCATCTCGCATTCCCCGTTTCGGACCTCGCCTCGGCGCGGGCCTTCTACACGGGCGTCATCGGCTGCCCCGAGGGGCGCAGCACCGACCACTACGTGGACTTCGACTTCTACGGGCACCAGATCGTCGCGCATCTAGCGCCCGAGCGGCCGAGGACCAGTGAGTCCGACTTCGACGGAAGCGATGTCACCATCCCCCACTTCGGGCTGAACCTCGACTGGGACGCCTTCCATCACCTCCACGAGCGGCTGAAGGCCGGCGGCGTGCGCTTCGTCAAGGAGCCCCACGTCCGGCTCGAAGGCAAAGTGGGGGAGCACGTCTCCATGTTCGTCCACGACTTCTCGGGCAACGCGCTGGAGTTCAAGGCGTTCCGCAACCAGGATCAGATCTTCTCGAAGCAACTGAGCGAGGAGCCCGCTCACCCCCCGCCACTCGAGACGTAG
- a CDS encoding aminotransferase class III-fold pyridoxal phosphate-dependent enzyme, with protein MESSARDARTGMGRTVAVSIRQGIPESSRDSSPRSAAARDDRAHVFHSWSAQATLEPVVVVGARGSRFWDENGKTWLDFSSQLVNVNVGHQHPKLIDAIKEQADKLCTVAPYHANEATSEAARLIAEVAPGDLNKVFFTNGGAEAIENAIRMARHHTGRHKVLAAYRSYHGATAGAIALTGDPRRWGSEPSMPGVVRFWGPYLYRSAFHATTLEEERDRALSHLAEVLTMEGPHNVAAIVLETVVGGSGILVPPDGYLQGVRELCDRHGIVMIADEVMTGFGRCGEWFAVNRWNVTPDLITFAKGVNCGYVPLGGVIISERIAESFAHRPYPGGLTYSGHPLACATAVACINLYKDERIIQHARHLGDEVLGPALEELKQRHPSVGEVRGLGVFWAIELVRHPGTREPLVPYNASGPANAPMAALAGACKERGLWPLIFSNRVHVVPPLTISDQDAREGLAIIDEALAVADRYVSSGGG; from the coding sequence ATGGAATCGTCCGCGCGCGATGCCCGGACTGGAATGGGAAGGACGGTGGCTGTGAGCATTCGACAAGGAATCCCCGAATCGAGCCGTGACTCCTCGCCCAGGTCGGCGGCCGCTCGCGACGATCGGGCCCACGTGTTTCACTCCTGGTCCGCCCAGGCCACGTTGGAGCCTGTCGTTGTCGTTGGCGCGCGGGGGTCGAGGTTCTGGGATGAGAACGGCAAGACGTGGTTGGACTTCTCCAGCCAGCTCGTCAACGTCAATGTCGGTCATCAGCATCCCAAGCTGATCGACGCCATCAAGGAGCAAGCCGACAAGCTGTGCACGGTGGCGCCCTACCATGCCAACGAGGCCACCAGCGAAGCGGCCCGGTTGATCGCCGAGGTGGCTCCAGGCGATCTCAACAAGGTGTTCTTCACCAATGGGGGGGCCGAGGCGATCGAGAACGCCATCCGCATGGCGCGCCACCACACGGGGCGCCACAAGGTGCTGGCGGCCTACCGCAGCTACCACGGCGCCACCGCCGGCGCGATCGCGCTGACGGGGGACCCTCGCCGCTGGGGCTCCGAGCCCAGCATGCCGGGCGTTGTCAGGTTCTGGGGCCCCTACCTGTATCGCTCCGCGTTCCATGCCACCACGCTGGAGGAGGAGCGCGATCGCGCGCTGTCACACCTGGCCGAAGTGCTCACGATGGAAGGCCCGCACAACGTCGCCGCCATCGTGCTGGAAACCGTGGTGGGCGGCAGCGGCATTCTCGTTCCGCCGGACGGCTATCTGCAGGGGGTCCGCGAGCTGTGTGACAGACACGGCATCGTGATGATCGCCGACGAGGTGATGACGGGTTTTGGGCGTTGCGGCGAATGGTTCGCGGTGAATCGTTGGAACGTCACGCCAGACCTCATCACCTTCGCCAAGGGCGTCAACTGCGGCTACGTCCCACTCGGCGGGGTGATCATCAGTGAGCGGATCGCCGAGAGCTTCGCCCATCGCCCCTACCCGGGGGGCCTGACCTATTCCGGCCATCCGCTCGCGTGCGCGACGGCCGTGGCCTGCATCAACCTCTACAAGGATGAACGAATCATCCAACACGCCAGGCATCTCGGCGACGAGGTCCTGGGCCCGGCGCTGGAGGAGCTCAAGCAACGCCACCCCTCGGTGGGCGAAGTGCGCGGCCTCGGCGTGTTCTGGGCGATCGAACTGGTGCGTCACCCAGGAACGCGCGAGCCGCTCGTGCCGTACAACGCCTCTGGTCCCGCCAACGCGCCGATGGCGGCGCTCGCTGGCGCGTGCAAGGAGCGGGGGTTGTGGCCTTTAATCTTCTCCAACCGTGTGCATGTCGTGCCGCCCCTGACGATCAGCGATCAAGACGCGAGGGAAGGCCTCGCCATCATCGACGAGGCGCTGGCGGTCGCCGATCGCTACGTCTCGAGTGGCGGGGGGTGA